CCAGCGGCGCCGGGTACCGCCGCGCACCCCACCGTTGGCACGCGGCTGAGCGGACGGCGCGGGGCCAAGGCCCCGCGCCGTGCGGCTCACGAGCTCAGGGCGAAGGCGCACATGTTGACCGTGGCGGCCAGGTTCAACGACTCGATGGCACCACAGCCGGGGATGGTGAAGGGCCGGGCCGCGAGTGCGGCCAGCTGCTCGCGCGGCACGCCGCGTGCCTCGTTGCCGAACAGGTAGCAGTCGAAGGCTCTGAAGGCGGCCGACTGCACCGGCTCGCCCTGCATGTCCAGGCAGGCGATGCAGGGGAAACGCGCGCCCAGGGTGTCCAGCTCAACGTCCAGTTCCAGCGGCGTGTGGAAGATGGCGCCCATGCTGGCACGCACCACCTTGGGGTTGTAGGGGTCGACGCTGCCGGGGCTGAGCAGGCAGCGCAGGCCGCCGAACCAGGCCAGGGTGCGCAGTATGGTGCCGAGGTTGCCCGGGTCCTGGATCTCGTGCAGGTAGATGGCGCGCTCGCCCGGGGCCGGCGGCGGCGGCACCAGCGCCGCGAGCGGCACCACGGCGAGGATGCCCTGCGGCGTCTGGGTGTCGGCGATCTGCGCCATCTGCCGCTCGCCGATCAGCTGCGTCTTGAACGGACTCTGCCAGTGCTCGTAGGCGGCCGTCACGTACAGCTGGCTGGCGCGCAGCGCGGGGTTGTGCACGGCGGCCTTCTGCAGCTCCAGCAGCAGGTGCTCGCCTTCCACCAGGAAATGGCCGAACTCGGCGCGGTACTTCTTCTGCTGCAGCTTCTTGATGTCGTCGAGCTTCATCAGTGGCCCGCCAGGATCGACTTGGCCACCGCCTCGGCCACCTTGATGCCGTCCACCCCCGCAGAGAGGATGCCGCCGGCGTAGCCGGCGCCCTCGCCGGCAGGGTACAGGCCCTTGAGGTTGAGGCTCTGCAGGCTCTCGTTGTCACGGGTGATGCGCACCGGCGAGCTGGTGCGGGTCTCGATGCCGGTCAGCACCGCATCAGCCCGGTCGAAACCGCGGATCTGCTTGCCGAAGGCCGGCAGCGCCTCGCGGATGGCCTCGATGGCGTAGTCCGGCAGCGAGGGGGCCAGGTCACCCAGGCGCACGCCGGGCTTGTAGGAGGGTTCGACCTCGCCGAACTCGCTCGAGGGTACGCCGCGGATGAAGTCGCCAACCAGCTGGCCCGGGGCGCAGTAGTCGCGCCCACCCAGCTCATAGGCGCGCGACTCCAGGCGCTCCTGCAGCTCCACGCCGGCCAGCGGGCCGCCGGGGAAGTCCTGCTCCGGGTTGATGCCGACGACTATGCCGGCGTTGGCATTGCGCTCGTTGCGCGAGTACTGGCTCATGCCGTTGGTGACCACCCGCTCCGGTTCGGAGGTGGCCGCCACCACGGTGCCGCCCGGGCACATGCAGAAGCTGTACACGGCGCGGCCGTTCTTGGCGTGGTGCACCAGCTTGTAGTCGGCGGCGCCCAGCTCCGGGTGGCCGGCGTACTTGCCCAGGCGCGCCTGGTCGATCAGCGATTGCGGGTGCTCGATGCGGAAGCCAATGGCGAAGGGCTTGGCCTCGATGAACACGCCCTGGCGGTGCAGCATGCGGAAGGTATCGCGCGAGCTGTGCCCCAGCGCCAGCACCACATGGCGGCTGCGCAGGGTCTCGCCACTGGCCAGCACCACGCCTTCGAGCTGGCCGTCGTCGATGAGTAAATCGGTGACCTTGCTCTCGAAGCGCACCTCGCCGCCGAGGGCAATGATCTCCTCGCGCATGGCCGCCACCACGCCGGTCAGGCGGAAGGTGCCGATGTGCGGCTTGCTGACGTACATGATCTCTTCCGGCGCGCCGGCGCGGACGAACTCGTGCATCACCTTGCGCCCGTAGAACTTCGGGTCCTTGATCTGGCTGTACAGCTTGCCGTCGGAGAACAGCCCCGCCCCGCCCTCGCCGAACTGCACGTTGGACTCGGGGGTCAGGGTCTTCTTGCGCCACAGCGCCCAGGTGTCCTTGGTACGCCGGCGCACATCCTTGCCGCGCTCCAGCACGATCGGCTTGAAGCCCATCTGCGCCAGCAGCAGCGCGGCGAACAGGCCGCAGGGACCGAAGCCGACCACGATCGGACGCTCGCGCAGATCGACCGGCGCCTGGCCGACCGGGTAGTAATTGGTGTCCGGCGCCGGGCGGATGTGCGGGTCGCCGGCGAAACGCGCCAGGATGCCCGCCTCGTCGCGCACCTCCAGGTCGATGATGTAGATGAACAGGATCACGCTGTTCTTCTTGCGCGCATCGTAGCTGCGCTTGAACACGCTGAAGTTCAGCAGGTCGGCGTCGGTGATGCCCAGGCGGCGGACGATGGCCGCGCGCAGCTCATCGGCGGCATGGTCGAGGGGCAGGGACAGTTCGGTGATGCGAATCATGGCGGTATCCTGGCCGGTGACTCCGGCAAAGGAGGCAATAGAGAGGGGGTAGGCCAGCAATTGTAGCCGCCACCAGCCACCGCTGTCAGGGCCGCAGGGCCCGTGGATTTAACCTGCGCGGCACTATCGGCTTATAATCGCCGCCACTTTGCGCCCCTGCCCGCTTTGCGGCGGCGCGCATCTCACCCGATTCCCGTGCCTGGCCCCCTCATGAAACGCTCCAAAAGCAGCAGCCGCTGGCTGAACGAACACGTCAACGATCCTTACGTCAAACGCGCACAGAAGGACGGCTACCGCTCGCGTGCCAGTTACAAGCTGATCGAGCTGAACGACAAGGACAAGCTGATCCGTCCTGGCATGCTGGTCATGGACCTGGGCTCCGCGCCCGGCGGCTGGTCGCAGGTGGCCGGCAAGATCGTCGGCGAGCAAGGTCGGGTGATCGCCAGCGACATCCTGCCGATGGACCCGCTGGACAACGTCGACTTCATCCAGGGCGACTTCACCGAAGACAGTGTGTTCCAGCAGATCCTCGCCAAGCTGGACGGCCGCCAGCCCGACCTGATCATCTCCGACATCGCCCCCAACATCAGCGGCGTCGCCGTTGCCGACCAGGCCTCGTCGATGTATCTGGTCGAGCTCACTCTCGACATGGTGCGCCAGGTGCTCAAGCCCGGCGGTAACTACGCGGTCAAGGTGTTCCAGGGCGAAGGCTCCGAGGCTTTCCTGAAGGATGTGCGCAGCTCGTTCGAGAAGGTGATGGTGCGCAAGCCAGAAGCCTCGCGACCGCGCTCGCGGGAGGTCTACCTGGTGGCCAAGGGCTTCAAGGGCGAATAAGCCGCGATGCACAGGCATAAAAAAGCCGCTCGAATGAGCGGCTTTTTTCATGGCGCGCGGCGCCGACCTATTCGGCCAGGCGCCAGGTAGTGCCACCCTTGCCGTCTTCCAGCACCACGCCCATGGCGGTGAGCTGGTCGCGGATGCGGTCGGATTCGGCCCAGTTCTTGTCGGCGCGGGCCTGCAGGCGCGCGGCGATCAGGGCTTCGACTTCGGCGGCGTCGACCTTGCCGGCGGCGCCGGCCTGCAGGAAGGCCTCCGGCTCCAGCTGCAGCACGCCGAGCACGCCGGCCAGCTGCTTGAGCTGGGCGGCCAGGCCGGCGGCGGCCTGCTCATCCGACTCGCGTAGGCGGTTGACCTCGCGGATCATCTCGAACAGCACGGCGCAGGCTTCCGGCGAGTTGAAGTCGTCGTCCATGGCCGCGCCGAAGCGCTCGACGAAGGCTTCGCCGCCAGCCGGCGCCACCTCCGGCAGGCCTTTCAGGCCGTTGTAGAAGCGCTCCAGAGCGCCCTTGGCTTCCTTCAGGCTGTCTTCGGAGTAGTTGATCGGGCTGCGGTAGTGGCTGGACACCAGCAGGTAGCGCACCACTTCCGGGGGGTACTTCTCCAGCACCTCGCGGATGGTGAAGAAGTTGCCCAGGCTCTTGGACATCTTCTCACCGTCCACGCGCACCGCGCCGGCGTGCATCCAGGCCTTGGCGTAGAGCTTGCCGGTGGCCGCCTCGCTCTGCGCGATCTCGTTCTCGTGGTGCGGGAACACCAGATCCGGGCCGCCGCCGTGAATGTCGAAAGTCTCGCCCAGGCAGCAGGTGGACATCACCGAGCACTCGATGTGCCAGCCCGGCCGGCCCTTGCCCCAGGGCGAATCCCAGCTCGGCTCGCCCGGCTTGGCGCCTTTCCACAGCACGAAGTCCAGCGGGTCTTCCTTGATCTCGTCGACCTCGATGCGCGCGCCGATCTTCAGCTCGTCGATCTTGCGCCGCGACAGCTTGCCGTAGGTCTCGAACTTGGTGACGCGGTAGTACACGTCGCCATTGCCCGGCGCGTAGGCGAAGCCCTTGTCGATCAGGGTCTGGATCATCTGGTGCATGCCGGCGATATGGCCGGTGGCACGCGGCTCGATGTCCGGGCGCAGCACGGAAAGGCGCGCCTCATCCTCGTGCATGGCGGCGATCATGCGTTCGACCAACGCTTCGAACGGCTCACCGTTCTCGTTGGCGCGCTTGATGATCTTGTCGTCGATGTCGGTGATGTTGCGCACGTAGGTCACGTCATAGCCACGCGCGCGCAGCCAGCGGGTGACCACGTCGAACGCCACCATCACACGGGCGTGGCCGATATGGCAGAAGTCGTACACGGTCATGCCGCACACGTACATGCGCACGCTGTTGCCTTCCAGCGGCTGGAAAACGTCCTTGGTCTTGCTCAGGGTGTTGTAGATGGAAAGCATCTTTAAATTTCCTCAAGAACGGCTTTCAAAGCAGCGAGCGAAGATCAGGCAAGGCGAAGCGGGGTGAGGAAGCGGAATGTACTGCAGTACATGAGCATTCCGAACCTCGCTTCAACACAGCATGATCGAGCGCAGCAATTTGACAGCCGTTATTGCCCCCAGGAGTCGCGCAGGGTGACTGTACGGTTGAACACCGGCTTGCCCGGTTGGGTGTCCTTCAGGTCGGCGACGAAGTAGCCCTCGCGCTCGAACTGGAAGCGCTCTTCCGGCGCGGCACCTGCCAGCGACGGCTCGGCGCGGCAACCAGTCAGCACCACCAGCGAATCCGGATTGATGTTGTCGAGAAAGCTGCCGCCCTCCTCGCTCTTCTCCGGGTTGGCGGAGCGGAACAGGCGGTCGTACAGGCGCACTTCGCACTCGACGCTCTCGGCGGCCGGCACCCAGTGGATCACACCCTTGACCTTGCGGCCCTCGGGGTTCTTGCCCAGGGTGTTCTCGTCGTAGGAGCAGCGCAGCTCGACGATATTGCCGGCGGCATCCTTCACAGCCTCGTCGGCGCGGATCACGTAGCTGCCACGCAGGCGCACTTCGCCACCGGGGATCAGGCGCTTGAAGCCATCCGGCGGGGTTTCTTCGAAGTCGCTGGCGTCGATGTAGATCTCGCGGCTGAACGGCAGCACGCGCACGCCCATGTCCTGCTTGGGGTGGCGCGGCAGTTCGAGGTTCTCGACCTTGCCTTCCGGGTAGTTGGTGATCACCACTTTCAGCGGCTTGAGCACGCACATGGCGCGCGCGGCGTTGGCGTCCAGGTCCTCGCGGATGGCGAATTCCAGCATACCGATATCGACCACGCCGCCGGCGCGGTTGACGCCGATCATGTCGCAGAAGGTGCGGATCGAGGCCGGGGTGTAGCCGCGGCGACGGTAGCCGGACAAGGTCGACATGCGCGGGTCGTCCCAGCCCTGCACATGGCCTTCATCGACCAGCTGCTTGAGCTTGCGCTTGCTGGTGACGGTGTAGTTCAGGTTGAGACGGGCGAATTCGTACTGGCGCGGCTGGGCCGGCACCGGCAGGTTGGCCAGGAACCACTCGTAGAGCGGGCGATGGTCCTCGAACTCCAGGGTGCAGATGGAGTGGGTGATGCCCTCGATGGCATCGGACTGGCCGTGGGTGAAGTCGTAGCTCGGGTAGATGCACCACTTGTCACCGGTCTGGTGGTGATGGGCGTGGCGGATGCGGTAGAGGATCGGGTCGCGCAGGTTGATGTTCGGCGAGGCCATATCGATCTTGGCGCGCAGCGAACGGGCGCCGTCCGGGAACTCGCCGGCCTTCATGCGCGCGAACAGGTCGAGGTTCTCTTCCACGGAGCGGTCGCGGAACGGGCTGTTCTTGCCCGGCTCGGTCAGGCTGCCGCGGTATTCGCGCATCTCGTCGGCGTTCAGGTCGCAGACGAAGGCCTTGCCGGCCTTGATCAGCTCGATGGCCCAGGCATGCAGCTGGTCGAAGTAGTTGGAGGCGTAGCGCTCCTCGCCGGCCCACTTGAAGCCCAGCCACTCGACATCGGCCTTGATCGCGTCGATGTATTCCTGGTCTTCCTTGGCCGGGTTGGTGTCGTCGAAACGCAGGTTGCACTCGCCACCGAATTCCTGGGCCAGGCCAAAGTTCAGGCAGATACTCTTGGCGTGGCCGATGTGCAGGTAGCCGTTGGGCTCCGGCGGGA
This DNA window, taken from Pseudomonas alcaligenes, encodes the following:
- a CDS encoding RNA methyltransferase, coding for MKLDDIKKLQQKKYRAEFGHFLVEGEHLLLELQKAAVHNPALRASQLYVTAAYEHWQSPFKTQLIGERQMAQIADTQTPQGILAVVPLAALVPPPPAPGERAIYLHEIQDPGNLGTILRTLAWFGGLRCLLSPGSVDPYNPKVVRASMGAIFHTPLELDVELDTLGARFPCIACLDMQGEPVQSAAFRAFDCYLFGNEARGVPREQLAALAARPFTIPGCGAIESLNLAATVNMCAFALSS
- a CDS encoding glutamine--tRNA ligase/YqeY domain fusion protein is translated as MSKPTVEKAANFLRPIVQADLDSGKHSKIITRFPPEPNGYLHIGHAKSICLNFGLAQEFGGECNLRFDDTNPAKEDQEYIDAIKADVEWLGFKWAGEERYASNYFDQLHAWAIELIKAGKAFVCDLNADEMREYRGSLTEPGKNSPFRDRSVEENLDLFARMKAGEFPDGARSLRAKIDMASPNINLRDPILYRIRHAHHHQTGDKWCIYPSYDFTHGQSDAIEGITHSICTLEFEDHRPLYEWFLANLPVPAQPRQYEFARLNLNYTVTSKRKLKQLVDEGHVQGWDDPRMSTLSGYRRRGYTPASIRTFCDMIGVNRAGGVVDIGMLEFAIREDLDANAARAMCVLKPLKVVITNYPEGKVENLELPRHPKQDMGVRVLPFSREIYIDASDFEETPPDGFKRLIPGGEVRLRGSYVIRADEAVKDAAGNIVELRCSYDENTLGKNPEGRKVKGVIHWVPAAESVECEVRLYDRLFRSANPEKSEEGGSFLDNINPDSLVVLTGCRAEPSLAGAAPEERFQFEREGYFVADLKDTQPGKPVFNRTVTLRDSWGQ
- a CDS encoding FAD-dependent oxidoreductase — its product is MIRITELSLPLDHAADELRAAIVRRLGITDADLLNFSVFKRSYDARKKNSVILFIYIIDLEVRDEAGILARFAGDPHIRPAPDTNYYPVGQAPVDLRERPIVVGFGPCGLFAALLLAQMGFKPIVLERGKDVRRRTKDTWALWRKKTLTPESNVQFGEGGAGLFSDGKLYSQIKDPKFYGRKVMHEFVRAGAPEEIMYVSKPHIGTFRLTGVVAAMREEIIALGGEVRFESKVTDLLIDDGQLEGVVLASGETLRSRHVVLALGHSSRDTFRMLHRQGVFIEAKPFAIGFRIEHPQSLIDQARLGKYAGHPELGAADYKLVHHAKNGRAVYSFCMCPGGTVVAATSEPERVVTNGMSQYSRNERNANAGIVVGINPEQDFPGGPLAGVELQERLESRAYELGGRDYCAPGQLVGDFIRGVPSSEFGEVEPSYKPGVRLGDLAPSLPDYAIEAIREALPAFGKQIRGFDRADAVLTGIETRTSSPVRITRDNESLQSLNLKGLYPAGEGAGYAGGILSAGVDGIKVAEAVAKSILAGH
- the cysS gene encoding cysteine--tRNA ligase — encoded protein: MLSIYNTLSKTKDVFQPLEGNSVRMYVCGMTVYDFCHIGHARVMVAFDVVTRWLRARGYDVTYVRNITDIDDKIIKRANENGEPFEALVERMIAAMHEDEARLSVLRPDIEPRATGHIAGMHQMIQTLIDKGFAYAPGNGDVYYRVTKFETYGKLSRRKIDELKIGARIEVDEIKEDPLDFVLWKGAKPGEPSWDSPWGKGRPGWHIECSVMSTCCLGETFDIHGGGPDLVFPHHENEIAQSEAATGKLYAKAWMHAGAVRVDGEKMSKSLGNFFTIREVLEKYPPEVVRYLLVSSHYRSPINYSEDSLKEAKGALERFYNGLKGLPEVAPAGGEAFVERFGAAMDDDFNSPEACAVLFEMIREVNRLRESDEQAAAGLAAQLKQLAGVLGVLQLEPEAFLQAGAAGKVDAAEVEALIAARLQARADKNWAESDRIRDQLTAMGVVLEDGKGGTTWRLAE
- the rlmE gene encoding 23S rRNA (uridine(2552)-2'-O)-methyltransferase RlmE, whose product is MKRSKSSSRWLNEHVNDPYVKRAQKDGYRSRASYKLIELNDKDKLIRPGMLVMDLGSAPGGWSQVAGKIVGEQGRVIASDILPMDPLDNVDFIQGDFTEDSVFQQILAKLDGRQPDLIISDIAPNISGVAVADQASSMYLVELTLDMVRQVLKPGGNYAVKVFQGEGSEAFLKDVRSSFEKVMVRKPEASRPRSREVYLVAKGFKGE